The proteins below come from a single Halictus rubicundus isolate RS-2024b chromosome 13, iyHalRubi1_principal, whole genome shotgun sequence genomic window:
- the Syp gene encoding synaptotagmin binding cytoplasmic RNA interacting protein isoform X5 yields the protein MAEGNGEIKMEEKQSKEEMEYVERTEDFSKLIQYGLDEKVAAKLDEIYKTGKLAHVDLDERALDALKEFPVDGALKVLTQFLESNLEHVSNKSAYLCGVMKTYRQKSRAGQGTGTGTSTTPKAPDEDKIKMILERTGYPLDVTTGQRKYGGPPPNWEGPTPGTGCEVFCGKIPKDMYEDELIPLFEKCGKIWDLRLMMDPMAGCNRGYAFITFTDREAAQQAVRELNDYEIRKGKKIGVTVSYNNHRLFVGNIPKNRDRDDLFEEFTKHAPGLTEVIIYSSPDDKKKNRGFCFLEYESHKAASLAKRRLSTGRIKVWGCDIIVDWADPQEEPDEQTMSKVRVLYVKNLTQDCSEEKLKECFEQYGNIERVKKIKDYAFVHFEERENAIKAMNELNGKEIGGSHIEVSLAKPPSDKKKKEEMLRARERRMMQMLQVRSGGSPSHPSMMGGPMQVRGPGQGPRGTGAGMRGQMGRGDYGWTWSWSSAAWPSRWPASPWPSQGGTQPRNFRGPWAPAAVRSWGGPRQGKFTR from the exons ATGGCGGAAGGGAATggggaaataaaaatggaagaaaAACAATCTAAGGAGGAAATGGAATACGTAGAAAGAACagaagatttttcaaaattaatccAGTATGGTTTGGATGAAAAAGTAGCCGCAAAATTGGATGAAATTTACAAAACTGGTAAATTGGCCCATGTGGATTTGGACGAAAGGGCGTTGGATGCTCTAAAGGAATTTCCCGTCGACGGTGCGCTGAAAGTACTCACACAGTTTCTTGAGTCGAATTTGGAGCATGTGTCGAACAAGTCTGCATACTTGTGTGGTGTAATGAAAACCTATAGGCAAAAAAGTCGTGCAGGTCAAGGTACCGGGACTGGTACCAGTACAACACCCAAAGCACCAGACGAGGATAAAATAAAG ATGATCCTCGAACGAACTGGGTATCCTTTAGATGTAACAACGGGACAAAGAAAATATGGTGGGCCTCCTCCGAATTGGGAAGGTCCGACTCCGGGAACCGGTTGTGAG GTATTCTGTGGAAAAATCCCAAAAGATATGTATGAAGACGAGTTGATTCCCTTATTCGAAAAATGTGGAAAAATTTGGGATTTAAGACTAATGATGGATCCGATGGCAGGTTGCAACAGAGGATACGCATTTATCACTTTTACCGACAGAGAAGCAGCACAGCAAGCAGTCAGGGAG CTGAATGATTATGAGATTCGGAAAGGGAAAAAGATTGGTGTTACCGTATCTTATAACAATCACCGCTTGTTTGTGGGAAATATTCCAAAGAATCGAGACCGAGATGACTTGTTCGAAGAATTTACAAAGCACGCAC CTGGCCTGACTGAGGTGATTATCTACAGTTCACCGGACGATAAGAAGAAAAATAGGGGGTTTTGCTTCTTAGAATATGAATCTCACAAAGCAGCTTCCTTAGCGAAACGAAGGCTGAGCACGGGTCGCATCAAGGTTTGGGGCTGCGACATTATAGTCGATTGGGCGGATCCACAAGAAGAGCCCGACGAGCAAACGATGTCAAAG GTGCGCGTATTGTACGTAAAGAATTTGACGCAGGATTGCTCCGAGGAGAAACTGAAAGAGTGTTTCGAGCAGTACGGTAACATCGAACGAGTCAAAAAGATCAAGGACTATGCTTTTGTGCACTTCGAGGAACGGGAGAACGCGATCAAG GCGATGAACGAACTGAACGGCAAGGAAATCGGTGGATCCCACATAGAGGTGTCCCTAGCGAAGCCGCCATCcgataagaaaaagaaagaggaaatGCTCCGCGCCAGAGAACGAAGAATGATGCAAATGTTGCAAGTTCGAAGCGG AGGTTCTCCGTCGCATCCGAGCATGATGGGAGGCCCGATGCAGGTTCGCGGGCCCGGGCAGGGTCCTCGCGGCACTGGTGCAGGTATGCGAGGACAAATGGGACGAGGCGATTACG
- the LOC143360164 gene encoding uncharacterized protein LOC143360164, translating to MESVNSKIYVIAIVCLYCLGVVGQYEWQARDAFDETRFKMDKINEENCPIQHLGDLFLPEDSVSHLPDIKDININPVFPNRTALLHLHNMALSRSFFWSYILQSRFIRPAINDTYDPGMMYYFLSTVADVSANPHINASAIYFSPNMSYSPSYRGFFNKTMPRFAPRTFRADDFNDPIHLERISTRNTFTVQDLGAFPRSSLSQDYTTDYYRINEWYKKWLPDNVERRHDTKTTYQVSIRYANGTNDTFTFHGPRGADEYPGPVQWTRPYFDCGRSNRWLVAAVVPIADIYPRHTGFRHIEYPTYTAISVIEMDFERIDINQCPKGKGNNGPNRFANTARCKTETTECEPIHGWGFRRGGYQCRCKPGFRLPTVVRRPYLGEIVERATQEQYYNGFDCTKIGWIHKMPVQWEKAKPYVREKYLEQFYHYRNYSSGAEALRSEKVNIDQTLKFILSVNSRTCKSYTQEELTLRGDIGFGVREFFENEAKMATRLANFISAFLQISDPHEVYSGKRVADRPLTEDQMIGETLALVLGDTKIWSAGTFWDRNKFTNRTLFAPYAYKTQLNTRKFKVEDLARLNDTDEVYTKKNYFQVLKQRWATNFDELERYYMKIKIRYNETGEYLKQYEHYPNSYRAANLNHGHWTTPYFDCNGKVKKWVITYASPFFGWDSLKEKLEFKGVIAVTMDLLQLDINQCDDVFYAPNAFKGSHKCDKKTSYCVPILGRGFEMGGYKCECKQGFEYPFEDLITYYDGQLVEAEFNNLINDTQTRYDMFKCRLAGASSIQTSWILLVASIISYYLFRR from the exons ATGGAATCAGTCAATTCGAAAATCTATGTGATAGCGATCGTGTGCCTCTATTGTTTGGGCGTTGTCGGTCAATACGAATGGCAAGCCAGAGATGCCTTCGACGAAACTCGCTTCAAAATGGACAAAATCAACGAAGAAAATTGTCCTATTCAGCACCTCGGAGACCTTTTTCTGCCAGAAGACTCAGTTTCTCATTTACCCGATATCAAAGATATTAATATTAATCCCGTGTTCCCTAATAGAACTGCTCTGTTACATCTTCATAACATGGCACTCAGTAGATCGTTTTTTTGGAGTTACATTTTACAATCACGATTCATACGTCCAGCGATCAACGATACGTACGATCCAGGCATGATGTACTACTTTTTATCGACGGTTGCCGATGTTTCTGCAAATCCACATATAAATGCCTCAGCCATTTATTTCTCCCCAAATATGTCCTATTCTCCGTCTTACAGaggatttttcaataaaactATGCCTAGATTCGCACCAAGAACTTTCAGGGCTGACGATTTCAACGACCCGATACATTTAGAGAGAATATCTACAAGAAACACATTTACCGTGCAAGACCTTGGTGCTTTCCCAAGAAGTAGTCTAAGCCAAGATTACACGACCGACTATTATCGTATAAACGAATG GTACAAAAAATGGTTGCCAGACAACGTTGAGAGGAGACACGATACCAAAACTACGTACCAAGTTTCAATTCGCTATGCCAATGGTACCAACGATACATTTACATTTCATGGTCCACGAGGTGCCGACGAATATCCTGGACCTGTACAATGGACTAGACCTTACTTCGATTGCGGCAGATCAAATCGTTGGCTAGTTGCAGCGGTTGTTCCAATTGCAGACATTTATCCAAGGCACACAGGATTCAGACACATAGAGTATCCAAC ATATACTGCCATATCCGTGATAGAGATGGATTTTGAGAGAATAGATATAAATCAGTGTCCTAAAGGAAAAGGAAACAACGGACCTAACAGATTTGCAAACACAGCGAGATGCAAGACAGAAACTACAGAG TGTGAACCGATACACGGATGGGGTTTTCGTCGCGGCGGATATCAATGCAGATGCAAGCCAGGTTTTAGGCTGCCAACTGTAGTTCGACGTCCATATCTTGGAGAAATTGTAGAGAGAGCGACTCAAGAACAATACTATAATGGATTCGATTGTACTAAGATAGGAT GGATTCACAAAATGCCGGTGCAATGGGAGAAGGCAAAGCCGTACGTTCGAGAAAAATACCTCGAGCAATTCTATCACTACAGAAATTACTCCTCCGGGGCAGAAGCTCTAAGATCCGAGAAAGTGAATATCGATCAAACTCTCAAGTTTATCTTGAGCGTAAATTCTCGGACGTGCAAAAG TTACACGCAGGAAGAATTAACATTGCGCGGAGATATAGGTTTCGGCGTTAGAGAATTCTTTGAAAACGAAGCAAAAATGGCGACTAGATTAGCAAACTTTATTAGCGCGTTTCTACAAATTTCCGATCCGCATGAGGTTTATTCTGGTAAAAGAGTAGCCGACAGACCTCTGACAGAAGACCAAATGATCGGAGAGACTCTAGCTCTGGTTCTTGGGGATACCAAAATCTGGTCTGCTGGAACATTTTGGGATCGCAACAAGTTCACAAATCGAACGCTCTTTGCTCCGTACGCTTATAAAACTCAACTGAATAcacgaaaattcaaagtcgaaGATTTAGCTAGGTTGAACGATACAG ACGAGGTTTAtacgaagaaaaattattttcaagtacTGAAACAAAGATGGGCAACGAATTTTGACGAGTTGGAGAGATATTacatgaaaattaaaattaggtACAACGAAACCGGAGAATATTTGAAACAATACGAACATTATCCAAATTCCTATAG GGCAGCAAACTTGAACCATGGCCATTGGACAACTCCGTATTTCGACTGTAACGGCAAAGTGAAGAAATGGGTAATTACCTATGCATCCCCATTTTTCGGTTGGGACAGTTTGAAAGAGAAACTGGAATTCAA AGGCGTCATAGCTGTTACTATGGACCTGCTTCAGCTCGATATTAATCAATGCGACGATGTGTTCTATGCGCCGAATGCATTCAAGGGTAGCCACAAATGCGATAAGAAAACCTCATAT TGCGTGCCCATCCTTGGTAGAGGTTTTGAAATGGGTGGCTACAAATGCGAATGCAAGCAAGGTTTCGAATATCCGTTCGAAGATCTTATTACGTATTATGATGGCCAGTTGGTGGAAGCTGAATTTAATAATCTAATCAACGATACACAAACCAG GTACGACATGTTCAAGTGCCGGCTAGCTGGTGCTTCATCCATCCAAACTAGCTGGATACTGTTAGTcgcctcgataatatcgtattatCTGTTCAGACGCTAA
- the Wts gene encoding serine/threonine-protein kinase warts produces MNPPAVNKSSTRGSGYHQKALAEIRNSLLPFANIGGASEVGSSAASTISTLSTTSGISSASGLSGLSGASGSTIDKSDQRQLLAQLLAMGYSEEIALRALKLGSWRLDAAIEFLKQAQGESLNGLGKLNTKLIRKPSLERELNLQRGSPVLDSGAGSSRSDSPRLTELSPHTQLSRQYSPSNFVDREPPPPPPPRCSSTPPPPPPPHAPYNQPNVPTNMQQMLKRMSPAPVVPTRPPPTTPGNTGPISTSVNLPQRGTSPVASSNNNSNSRQPMIVQNGPQVQQQLSQQIQALSIYQTGNNNSNTQVEPPPPYPIVSSSSAGPVQPPSYSVSIQNRQSPTQSQQDYRKSPSSGIYSGPTSAGSPSPITVTAISPSTQASMARPTPLQAWGARQAKTQPPIIMQSVKSTQVQKPVLQTAIAPTSPQPISTTSNTPTPPPSYASSIQQKQQQQPQQHQHQHQHQHQHQHQHQHQHQHQHQHQAVQQQQQQQQQQCQQQHSQHQQQQPLPPTAQQQHQQQQQQQQTSQQPPPPAYTQVNNIGTTNGSNVNVSVSVGVPTTEPPSYATTMQALAAQRGMHHPLPPPPYGTSTTEEPSGIVTIDNNASLRSSPVAAHHPPLQRKYSPADSCQHPMETPCLPPVSSTCLNSRSSGNNNSSSNNAAAGSNAGCNSSGNNNCATTITTTVCTSSTTVTTTTTTTTTNIVVAACIATNNNGNGNSNGNSNNNNNNNSHTTDNNGAKGGGGNTPSPYKIKHQSPIPERKHMSKEKEEERRDCKVRNYSPQAFKFFMEQHVENVLKSHKQRLYRRLQLETEMAKIGLSAEAQCQMRKMLSQKESNYIRLKRAKMDKSMFTKIKPIGVGAFGEVTLVRKLDTNQFYAMKTLRKADVLNRNQVAHVKAERDILAEADNEWVVKLYYSFQDKDNLYFVMDYIPGGDLMSLLIKFGIFKEPLARFYIAELTCAVESVHKMGFIHRDIKPDNILIDRDGHIKLTDFGLCTGFRWTHNSKYYQQNGHGKQDSMDPADDWNNECRCIQLKPLERRRHREHQRCLAHSLVGTPNYIAPEVLQRTGYTQLCDWWSVGVILYEMLVGSPPFLANTPAETQYKVINWETTLHIPMQANLSAEGMDLILKLCVGADRRLGLLSFEENQFVVKEGKKYRKKMNRVRKLLSSKETREYLTSTHFWGPIANWGIPIAAIADIRRDPEYISGKMTLALCLYSAMFMRFALKVQPRNLLLFACHFVNEGAQMTQGVRFIKHHFTSKKE; encoded by the exons ATGAATCCACCCGCGGTTAATAAATCGAGCACACGTGGCTCTGGATACCATCAGAAGGCATTGGCTGAAATTCGTAATTCGTTGCTGCCCTTCGCAAATATTGGAGGAGCCAGCGAAGTAGGTTCCAGTGCTGCGAGTACTATATCTACCTTATCCACGACTAGCGGTATTAGTTCTGCCTCTGGTCTTAGCGGTCTTTCCGGTGCTTCTGGTTCTACCATTGATAAATCGGATCAACGACAATTATTAGCACAACTACTAGCAATGGGTTACTCCGAG GAAATTGCGTTACGAGCTTTAAAGCTGGGCAGTTGGCGTTTGGATGCAGCTATAGAATTTTTGAAACAAGCACAAGGAGAATCGCTGAATGGACTAGGTAAATTAAACACCAAACTTATAAGGAAACCCAGTTTGGAGAGAGAATTGAATTTACAACGCGGTAGCCCTGTATTGGATAGCGGAGCGGGAAGCTCGCGATCCGATAGCCCTCGTTTGACGGAGCTCAGTCCGCACACGCAGTTGAGTCGTCAATATTCTCCAAGTAACTTCGTAGACCGAGAACCACCGCCTCCTCCGCCACCTAGATGCAGTTCTACACCGCCTCCACCACCACCGCCTCACGCACCGTATAATCAGCCGAACGTACCGACTAATATGCAGCAAATGTTGAAGCGTATGTCTCCTGCTCCGGTGGTTCCTACACGACCACCGCCCACCACACCTGGCAATACCGGACCTATTTCGACGTCGGTCAATTTACCGCAAAGGGGTACAAGTCCCGTGGCAAGTTCGAACAACAATTCGAATAGTCGTCAACCTATGATCGTTCAAAACGGGCCTCAGGTTCAACAGCAGCTCTCCCAGCAAATACAGGCTCTCAGTATATATCAAACCGGTAATAACAACTCTAATACTCAAGTTGAACCACCACCGCCGTATCCTATAGTTTCATCATCATCGGCCGGGCCGGTGCAACCACCGTCTTACAGTGTCTCTATACAAAATAGGCAGAGTCCTACGCAGTCTCAGCAAGACTATCGGAAAAGTCCGTCCTCTGGAATCTATTCTGGTCCGACTTCTGCTGGTTCGCCGAGTCCCATTACGGTCACCGCTATATCTCCGAGCACGCAAGCTTCTATGGCCAGACCAACTCCGTTGCAGGCATGGGGGGCGCGGCAGGCCAAGACACAGCCGCCAATAATTATGCAATCGGTCAAGAGTACTCAGGTACAGAAACCCGTCTTGCAAACTGCCATCGCGCCGACCTCTCCGCAACCCATTTCTACCACTAGCAATACACCGACACCTCCACCGTCCTACGCTTCGTCCATTCAACAAAAACAGCAACAACAGCCGCAGCAACATCAACACCAACATCAACACCAACATCAGcaccaacaccaacaccaacaccaacaccaacaccaacaccaacaTCAAGCagtacaacaacaacaacagcagcagcagcaacaatgTCAACAGCAACACTCGCAACACCAACAACAACAACCGCTACCACCAACAGCGCAACAACAACatcagcaacaacagcaacagcaacaaacCTCGCAACAACCACCGCCGCCCGCGTACACACAAGTGAATAACATTGGAACAACGAACGGTAGCAATGTGAACGTGAGCGTTTCGGTTGGTGTACCGACCACGGAACCGCCAAGTTACGCGACAACGATGCAAGCGTTGGCAGCGCAACGGGGTATGCATCATCCGCTCCCTCCTCCTCCTTACGGGACGTCGACCACCGAAGAGCCTAGTGGTATCGTAACGATAGACAATAATGCGAGCCTGAGGTCGTCACCAGTCGCTGCGCATCATCCTCCGTTGCAAAGAAAATATTCACCCGCGGACAGTTGTCAGCACCCAATGGAAACACCGTGTTTACCACCGGTATCGTCGACCTGTCTGAATAGTAGAAGTAGCGGTAACAataacagcagcagcaacaacgcCGCCGCCGGCAGCAATGCCGGTTGCAATAGCAGTGGTAACAACAATTGCGCCACTACGATTACTACCACCGTCTGCACCAGCAGTACTACCGTTACCACCACTACGACCACAACCACTACCAATATCGTTGTGGCAGCTTGCATTGCTACCAACAACAACGGTAACGGAAACAGTAATGGTAACagcaacaataacaataacaacaatAGCCATACAACAGACAACAACGGAGCGAAAGGCGGTGGAGGCAATACACCTTCGCCTTACAAGATCAAGCATCAATCTCCGATACCCGAGCGTAAACACATGAGcaaagaaaaggaagaagaacGCAGGGATTGCAAGGTCCGTAACTATTCTCCGCAAGCGTTTAAATTCTTTATGGAACAGCACGTTGAGAACGTGTTAAAGTCTCATAAACAAAGGCTATATCGTCGCCTTCAGCTTGAAACGGAGATGGCTAAGATAGGTCTGAGCGCGGAAGCGCAGTGCCAAATGAGGAAAATGTTATCACAAAAGGAATCGAATTATATCAGGTTGAAGCGAGCAAAGATGGACAAATCGATGTTCACGAAAATTAAACCGATCGGAGTTGGTGCATTCGGAGAAGTGACTCTGGTGAGAAAACTCGATACGAATCAATTTTATGCTATGAAAACATTAAGGAAAGCGGACGTATTGAACCGTAATCAAGTCGCCCATGTTAAAGCTGAAAGGGATATATTGGCAGAGGCCGACAACGAATGGGTAGTGAAACTCTATTATTCCTTTCAAGATAAAGACAACTTGTACTTTGTCATGGACTATATACCCGGTGGGGATTTGATGTCATTGCTGATCAAATTCGGCATATTCAAGGAACCACTAGCACGATTTTATATCGCCGAGCTTACATGCGCTGTAGAAAGTGTACACAAGATGGGATTTATTCATAGAGACATTAAACCGGATAACATCTTAATCGACCGAGATGGCCATATAAAGTTGACAGACTTTGGACTGTGTACGGGTTTTCGTTGGACTCATAACTCCAAGTACTACCAGCAGAATG GTCATGGGAAACAAGATTCTATGGATCCTGCTGACGACTGGAACAACGAGTGCCGTTGCATTCAGTTAAAGCCGTTGGAACGTAGGAGGCATAGAGAACATCAGAGATGTTTGGCACACTCGCTGGTTGGGACACCGAACTATATTGCGCCGGAAGTACTACAAAGGACAGGTTATACTCAgttatgtgactggtggagcGTCGGTGTAATACTGTACGAAATGTTGGTCGGTTCCCCACCGTTCCTTGCCAATACACCAGCCGAAACACAATACAAG GTGATTAATTGGGAGACGACTCTGCATATCCCGATGCAGGCGAATCTTTCCGCAGAAGGTATGGATTTGATATTGAAGCTTTGCGTTGGTGCGGATCGTCGACTAG GTTTACTTTCTTTCGaagaaaatcaatttgttgTGAAAGAGGGAAAGAAATACCGGAAAAAGATGAATCGTGTTAGAAAACTTCTGTCAAGCAAAGAGACACGAGAGTATTTAACGAG TACACATTTCTGGGGACCTATAGCTAATTGGGGCATTCCGATTGCTGCGATCGCCGATATACGAAGGGATCCTGAATATATTAGTGGAAAAATGACGCTTG CTTTGTGTTTATATTCTGCAATGTTTATGCGATTCGCTCTGAAGGTGCAGCCACGGAATTTGCTTCTGTTTGCGTGCCACTTTGTTAACGAAGGTGCACAAATGACGCAAGGTGTTAGATTTATTAAACATCATTTTACAAGCAAGAAGGAGTAA